TGTGGAAGGATCTTCTCCAACCGGCAGTATTTGAATGTGAGGGACACAGATTGAGGCCTGTGTGGCTACTGGGGTTGGTGTGGAAGCTGAGGGAAAGATACCCTAGGCTGAGGTAGATATAGCTCAGTCGTAGTGCAGTTGTCTAGCATATGAAAAGCAGCACATACAGCCACTGTAGAGGAAAAGGCCCGTGCTTCACAGTTAGTGAGGGCTTCTGACCTCAAGTATAGGGAGGGACAGGGGGATGGTACAGTGTAGGTGGTCAGGGTAGGTCTAAGAAGAGCATAGCAGCTCAGATTTGAGCCTTTTATGTAGATACTGCAGCAGCTGCTCTAGTTAACTGTGGAAACAGGATTAGGATGCAGGAGCCATCCTGTGCCACCCACAATCCATGGTGTGACCAGGTCCCATAAGAAGGACTTATTCATTGGTAAGTTCAGGTAGAAGCACCAGCTGCCAGgtagtgtagctcagtggtagaacacttgtctgTTATATGCTGGGTCCTGGATCAGGACTCCAAACTGAagagaatagaaaacaaacaaacaaacaaacaaacaaacaagaaacccccCAAGAATCCCTTTTCCTCAACAGGAAAATGAGACCTGTGTATTCCCAAGGCAGATTTAGGAGAAAATCTCACATTCTATGTATTCATAGCGGTAGCCAGAGACTGTAGCACATATGAATGTGGTCATCATGCTCACATCAACCATATTCTGCCCTGACAGACGAGGTTGGATACATGACACGTGTTAATTGGAGTGGCATTTTGTACAGGGAACTCTGTGGACATTGCAATGATGGTGTGCAAGGAAGTGAGTGGGTGGGCATCCAGAGGGGACAGGTGAGGGCAGTTAATGGTCAGGGTGGTAGGACAGCTGTGCTTCTTAGGGCATAGGTGAGGATGAGGCCAGAACGGTGGCCCGGACGGGGAAAACAAGGGTGGATGAGGAAGCCGCCTGCTCACCCAGCTCCAGTCGGTCTCCCTGGGAAGGCAGCCGTGCTTTTGCCTTGTCTCTCTTGTCACCCACTTTCTAGCACCACAAGAAGTACCAGCATATCCAGCAGAAGTCGTTCTGCTGCCCTGAGCCAGCTTGTGGGAAGTCCTTCAACTTTAAAAAGCACCTGAAGGAGCATGTGAAGCTCCACAGCGGTGAGTATGGGACCCCGCCCCCTACAGCTGTGCTGGGGAGGACTCAAATCCCTTGGTCCTTGTGTGCCTTATAAGCCCTTGTCTGCTTGAGTTTGTAACTAGGTCCTTGGTAGCCTGACCCTAGTGAAATGCACTGTAGTCATGTAGGGCCATGAAGAGATGGGAAAGCAGGGGAGGGTGGAGTGCAGGAAGGACATGCTGCTTATGTGGTAAAAGAAGCCTTGCAAGCAAGACCTGAGCGGAGTGAGGAATGGAGGCAGCGCGTGTGCGGAGCATCTACATGATCCACGGATGGGGAGGCCTCCAAGACCACAGTAAGGGTGATGTGGTTTCTACTTTGAGATGAGACCACTGTGAGGTCTTCTAAGGTGGAGAGATAGCTGACTTTCAGAGATGGCTGCTGTTGCAGCTATGTGGAGAGTCAGGGACTGTAGATGAGTAGAAATGGGCTTATACTGACGGTGATGACTAGGGCTTGCTGGTCACAGTTGGTGAGCAGTGGTTGAGGCTCTTAGAGAGTTAAAAGGTCTGTGTGAAAAGGATGGATCAGCCATAGGtgagactgggagagagagacagagacagagagagacagagagagacagagagagacagagagagacagagagagacagagagagacagacacagactcaaAAGATTCCAGCCTGGGCAGCTGGGTAAAAGGTGATGTGTCCCTGAAAGCAAGGAAGGGGTCACTGAGTAGGAATTTGGGTTAATACATATTAATTAGATGTCAAGATTTAAGTATGGGACTTATAGAGTAGCAGAAATCTGTCATAAGCATGTGAGTAGTGTTTGgagccatggggctggagaatgTCTGCCCAGGGAGGGAGGTTTGATGTGGTACATTTGCTCTTAGAGAGCAGGCCttggggaaagagaggaaggcaaAGAAAGTGGCACTTGAGCAGGCAAGTGTAGAAAGTGCTCCAGGAAAGAGGGAGGACAGATTGACAAGAGCTGCAGGCCAAGGAAAAGAGATAACATGAAAGAGTGACGAGCTCTGCTGTGGGAATGACAGCCACAGTGGTGTGGGTTCAAGGCAAGCTGGGCTGGGGAAGTGGGAGATGCTGTAGTTTTGCTCTGTTGATGAGGAGTAAGGTTTTAGATAGAAGGCTAAAAGcttaaggaaaggaagagaaggaaaggaaggcttGATGACATCAGGGTGGGTGGAGTTCGATATGAAAGAGATGAATTCTGTGAGATATGGTGGAGACATctacatactcatatatatggGCAGGGGTACTAGTTAACTGATGGACTTGGGGGGAACAAAAGCTGTACTGGAAATGTTGGAGACAGCAGATACTCTTCAGGATTCTGGACAGTGGGCATTGCAGAGCCTGTCTGTGAAAGGGAAGACCATGGGGAAGGTTGAACACTCATGCCTATCTTCAAGTATGCCAGGGGATAGGTTTGGCCTGAGTTTGGGCTTTTCCCAAGCTAGTACTGCTAATGGGCCTGACAGATTGGTAACGTGAACGAAGTCCATGTGAAAATGGAGCTGAAGGGGAAGGGGGCTATGAGAAGATTGTAGGGATGGTGGATGGTGGCCTGGAATCAGATTGTCACACCAGAACAAGGCAGGAGGTCCTGGTTGGAACCTGGTAGTACAGTACTTAGTAGTGGTGCCCTAGCAGAGTTGGGGGATAAAGTGATGAGGGAACAGGGGTACAATGATGCTTAATGACAGCATAGTGGCGGGCAGGTGTAGAGGACTTGTGGTGTGAGGGGAGTGATGGAGATGAAGAGTCTGCAGAGTGTTATATGATAAGGCTTCAGAGAGCTGGTAAGACAGTCTGAAGGGTACCAGGAGAAGCAAGGAGAATGTTTCTGCTCTAGGCCTTTAGGTTTAGTGGCATTGGAGAGAAACCACAGCAGCCTGAGAGCTGTTGTAAGGATGGATGATGGCAAGAGCTGTTGGATCTAGCAGGTTCAGTAAAAGGAGAGACTTGCAGACATGGTGCTTGTGGTGGCAGGTGGAACATGCGCCTGGATGGGGGATTCTTATTTGGGTGGGGGGGAAGTATCATTGGGGCTTGTTACTGAAACTCCAACTTTTGACTCTAGGCTTATATGTGGCTGCTACTTGGTACTTCCTATCCATACACGGCTGACAGAGACCCAGCCCAAGCCCAGATAGGGGCCTGTGCCCTAGAAACTAGGAACAAAGGGTGACAAGGCAGTTTTGGATACCCCGTTATCTCAATTTTAGGATCAATTAGGTACAGAAGGTCCATATGCCTATTAGGACCCAAGACTCCTGAACCCCAGTACTGACACCACCTGTTGGGAGTGGTGGGCTAAAACCTGAAGACAGATAACTAAGTATCCCTTGTGTGCCTACAGATACCAGGGACTACATCTGTGAATTCTGTGCTCGATCTTTCCGCACTAGCAGCAACCTTGTCATCCACAGACgaatccacacaggagagaaacccctGCAGTGAGTttcaggggccatggagggagtTATTATCTGGCAGCCAGGGAGTGGGCAGCAGAACCGCCAGGGAGGTGAATGTGATCCAAGGTTCCTTCCTATCTTTGGCTCCAGGTGTGAGATATGTGGATTTACTTGCCGGCAGAAGGCCTCCCTAAACTGGCACCGACGCAAGCATGCAGAGACAGCAGCTGCCCTGCGATTCCCCTGTGAATTCTGTGGCAAACGCTTTGAGAAGCCAGACAGTGTGGTAGCTCACTGTAGCAAAAGCCACCCAGCCCTGCTCCCAGCACAAGAGCCACCTGGCTCTTTGGTGTCTAGTCCCAGCATTTCTGCCCCTGAGTCCCTGCAGTCTCCTGAGGGGGCTAGCATCTCTACCACTTCTGACTCTAATCCTGCCTCCTCAACATCCATTTCTTCACCTGGGGTGCCAGACcccaggaacagagagaaaaattaGGTGAGTGCAGTGGAGGGTAGAGCACCACTGGGCTCCAGATACCAGGTTTTAGCCTTCAAGGAAATAAATGGTATTTTACACAAGTGTATGCTTTGGTGCTACAGATATAAGAATCTGGGAGTCTTGTGAAAACAGGCTGTTAGTGTGTGCCAGAATGCAGCAGAAGCTGACCCACTCACATGCCCTTCTTTCTAGACTTACTTTACAGACCTTCCTGTAGAGTGTTAACAGTTGCCTTGGCCTAGGGGCAGACTAGACCAGGAAGCAGATAACCCTGTTCTGTCTAGCATTTGCCTCTGCTTAGGCCCTGCAGTCTGGCCTTCTGATATAGAACTGAGCCCCACAGCAAAATAGCTATTTAGTCTACAATGGATGAATTTTTGAGAGGTAATTGAATTGTGGATCATGACTTGCTAATGGGCTAATCCTTTGATAAGTTCATGGTTTGAAGGCCACAGTCTCTGGGGAAGTGCTTTTGAAGAGTAATCTTCCCTATATCCTTCCCATATGTCCTTTCCCCAGAGTAGACAGCCTGTGTCTTTCTATTTTGGTTCAGGCTCAAAGTGGAGCCAGTTGACAACGAAGTGACACTATTGAAACcacgagccaaaataaacctttaagttgattttcttaggcattttgtcacagcaatgaagaaACCACCACCTAAAAGGAAGAGAACTTGGAACTCATTTTGACAAAGGGGTTCTTGGTGTCACAAACCCAAGCAAGTAACAATATCACCAGCTATAAGCAGTCATTGAACAATTCCAGGCTTTACAGCCTGCTCTTGCCCAGTACTTCAGGTAACTTGTTTTCTTGGGCCTTGAAGTTTCACCTGGAAATCTTTTGTTTCACACAGTACTGGGCTTTATGGACCCAAACACTCTTCTGCATCGCAAAACAACTGTTTCCTAACTGATTGGAGAAAGCTGTCCTAAGAGCCATTTACTGAAAAAAGTTTtacacttgtgtgcacatgtaccatAGTACATATGTGGATTCGAAGGATCAAATTAGGTTGTCTGCAGGTACCTTTACCTGTCTAACCATCTTGTTGGGCCCTAAGATCATCTTGTCAAAGGACATATGGATGGCCAGGCTGAAGACTGCCTACTTACATGTATTCTGGTTACCCCTGCAAGGGAGAAACTTGTCACAGATCTTGGTCCTTTAATGAAGGGAGCTATTCCACTCTCCTATACTGCCTGTAGGTTACCTCTTCAACTATGTCTCAAGCAAGAGAAAGCAGTAGAGATTAACAGGCAGCAAAGGTAGAGCTCAGCCCACGTAACAGAGCAGAGTGGCAGCAATGGAGCACAAGCACCTGGTTTGTCTTGCATAGGGCTGTGACATCGGTTCCCTGACTCTTAGTACTCAGAGTTGGGGAATACAAGGATGGATGATAGAAGAACTGATGGGGATTTCCATTTAGAGACAAGGCAAGCTAGGTGAACGGCTAGCAACAATGTAACAACAGCAGGTTTGGCTTCCCAAACCATCTGAGCTTTTCCTTAGGACTGAAAGTCTGTTCACCCAGCTATCTCCTGGAGCCCTCTTTAGCAAGTTTCCTGAAATGGTGATACTAAGAGCCCTGATTTCTCCTGTTCTGTTGGCCCTGTGAGAGTGAGAGAAGGACCTATTGTCACTTCAGTGACtacagtggtggtggtagtggctgCCATTGCAGCTGCTCGAGCCCTTCTGTGGGACCGCTGGTGCTGTGATAGCGACCGGCCATGGCTAAAGAATTTGCCACACTCTGTGCATTCCGCTGTCCGCTCACCTAGGTGTGTCTTTCTATGCAGTGCAAGCTTGGAGGCAACACTAAAGGACTTGCCGCACTCTGGGCACTTGTGTGGTTTATGGCCTGCATGGTTGCGCAAATGTACATTGAGGTTGGAAATGCAGGTGAATCGCTTGCCACACAACTCACAGTGGTAGGGCTTttcccctgtgtgtgtgcgcagatGTTTGGTGAGGTCAGAGCGGTCTGTGAAGCCCCGGCCACACTCCGGGCATGGGAAGGGCCTCTCCCCTGTGTGGCTACGCTGGTGCACTACTAGATCATACCGCTGCCCAAAGCCCTTGCCACAAGTGACACACACGTGTGGCCTTTCACCCTGATGGCTGCGCTGGTGACGCAGCAGTGTGGAGCTCTCGCTGAAACAGCGTCCACAGTCGCTACATGCATatggcttctccccagtgtgtgtTCGCTGGTGCCGCACAAGTGTGGCACTCTCCAAGAAGCCCTTGCCACACTCAGGGCACTTGAAAGGCTTTTCCCCAGAGTGCCTCTGGAGGTGTCGCGTGAGTGTGGAACTCTTGCTGAAGCTCTTACCACATATGCCACATAGATGGGCCTCAGTGCCAGGGTCACTGAGGCTGGGGACCACATGGATGCGGGAATGGTTCCGCAGCCCAGCACTGCTATGGAAGGCCCGTGGGCACTGTGTACAGTGGTAGAGCGTGCTGGGGGAAGGGGCGGTGACAGTGATGATCTCAGGGGGGTGTGCTCGTGCCAGGTGGAAAGGAAGAGCACTCTGCCGAAAAGAGCGGGCACACAGAGGGCAGCGGTGGGGCTTCTCAGGTGGGTGCTGGTGAGCACGATGCAGCAGCAGCGCAGGGACATGAGGGAAGCGACGGCCACAGAGGCGGCAAGGACAAGAGCGGCTGCGCCTTCGGTGCGTTCCCAGGTGTAGATCCAGCAGGCCGCTGTGACTGAAACTCTGGCCACACTCGCTGCAGATATAGAGGGTCTGGCCAGCATGGGTCCACCTGTGTGCGCGTAGGTCTGCTGCTCGAGCACAGCGTTCACCACACTCTAGACAGCGGAAACGCTTGTCGCCACCATGGGCCCGTTCGTGCCTCAGCAGCACTGCACTATACTGAAAGCTCTTGCCACACACACTGCAGGAATAAGGTCTTTCCTGGGTCGTAGCCAGACCAGGTGCTGTGAACATGATGTCTGCCTTTCCCAGTCAATAATTTGTAGTTTTAAAGCCTGGAAAGCAGCAAAGGGGAAAGGCTGTGGCCTTGAAAACTGCTCTTCAGATTCCTGGGTTTCTTCTTTCAAGAGCACATGTCTGGCTGTTCAAAAAGCAGGCTACAGCTGGGCTCATTCATTATTGTGATCCCTGTAGGGAGGTCACCCCGAGTTCAGCACTGGCTGCAACAACTCTGGCTGGGGACACAGAAAAGGTACCTTGAACTCTCTAGGTCTGTAACACATTAGCTAGTCTAGCTCTCAAGAGATGAAACCCACATGGCTCCCAGAAATTCAGAGGGGTGTATCAAGAGGGACAGATCACACCTGTCCACGAAACAGACAGGTATGGATTCTAAGGtgcctgtgtgtttctttgttagaACTAGGAACCCTCAAAATTGCtggagaggccaagagagaagtgcctttcttttttttttttttttggtgtgataTAGGTCCCTGGGGAATTCTTAGCTTACCATCCCTCCTTGGCCATCTCCTAATGTATCAGAGGTAGGAATCCCTTGTCTACCAGAAAATAGGCCTGACACACATGCTGACCCAATGGGGGACACAGCTACACTGATCTAAGGGACCATACCTGGTACTGGGTATCCTGGGCTTGTGATAAATCCCAGGCCCTGAGGGAGTTGTCACTAATAAAGTTAACTAGGTAAGACATCAGTCAGTCTTTGTTTTCTAGTAAAGTATGCTCTCAGATCAGcatgaaaaaagcaaacaaagtgGCAGTAGTCATTTTCTTGTGGGAAATGAAAATATACCATGCCCAGCAGGTGCATGGTTTGACTGAAGAACCATTTGTCTACCTTCTGTATGTACCTGGAAGCAAGTGGATGAAACTTGTGGCTAACAGTAAACTTGAGGTGTGAGCCTAAGATCGCTTTCTCCATGCAGGGTGGAAGAACAACAGGGATACCCACCTCTGGGACCTTTTTTTTCTGGAAGGAcagactttcttccttttttttttttttttaattttgaggcagggtctatttatgtagtcctggctgtcctggaactcaatctgtagatcaggctggccttaaactcaagagatgtacctgcctctgcctctagagtgctgggattacaggcatgcactaccatgtccagagacccacctgtctctgagtgctaggattaaagagcGAATCACCACGCCCAGCGAGAGGAAGGTATTTCTGAAATGGTTATTTTTACATACTAAAGCCAAGGGAGAATAAAGCCACAAGCGGCCATTAGCCACTCATCTCACCTGTGACACTACTCTATTTTTACGTGTGTTTAACCCAGCCCCACTCTGGACAATTTTACAGACACCCCAGATACCTTACTTAAAGTTGATTTTCAAACTCTGCAAAGCAGGGGCACCTTTGCAGCCAAAGAGCTGACTTTACAGTAGTTAGCTCTGAATCCTTGGGgaactttctatttttaatttaattttaatatttatcttatttttatgtgtttctctgtAAGGATATATGCACAagagtgcaggtacccacagagactagaagagggcatcagatcctctggaactggggttacaggcagttccGAGCCacctgaagtgggtgctgggaactgaacttggatcctatGGAAGAACAGTATGTAttgttacctgctgagccacctctccagtcccttaattttagttttgagtcagggtctcattatgttgccttggctggccttgaactcacagagaactgcctacCTCTACCTTCAAACTTGCTGATTGTTTAAGGAATATTTGCCTTCATGAAACTACAACCCAGTGGCTGATTTCAAATGTATAAGAGCAACACTCTGACTCACCTGAGGTCTTGGGAGGCTGGCATCTCTCAGCCCATGCTTCTGGGTGCTCACCCTCTCCTAGGCCAGTGCTTCCTAAGGAACTTGCCCAAGGAAAGTAACCCAAACACACAACAAGTATGTACAtataaaaggcaaataaaaaaagAGTCCATCTCTTCCTATAACAGACATGAGTGTAGGGTGCAAGCTTGCTGCTTGGCTTTTTCACATCTCTTCCTTAGCTCACCCTATTATATGAGCAAATAGGTCCATGCCTGGGGTAGAAACctggaaagaaaaattataatgcTTAGAACACTTAGAAATTATCCTAAATATCATCACTTTGAGAGTGAGTCTTGAAGTGTTATATAACCACTATGTTTTAGTTTGGGATGAGCAACAGGTCCTGACTGTTGAATACTTTTTAGCTTTCAAGCATACTTTATTACAACTGCAAGTCAGTATCAAAATTAATCACAATTTAGTACATTTATTAACAGTCAACTGGGCAAATCCAGTTAGCTTCTCTCTAGGTGTTTGTTTTGCCATACCAATATTTCTTGGGTAGGATGAGAAGCTCAAGTCAGGAGTCATAGAGGATATCCATCTTGAAGCCAGAGTTAAGTAAAACTCGTTTACCTAGTAGGAATGAAACTGATCTTAATGGTCTAGAGCTGTGCTTACTAAAAGCTGCGTGTAGCAACTAAGCATTTGGAAGTGTTGTGATGCTCAAATGCATTTACTTAAAAGTTTCAGCATGAAAATGATAAGCAAATTATTTCATCAACAATGTTTAGGGGTAGGGATAACCTAGATTGTTTTCTAGtatgcataaggccctgggtgcaatcactcacacacacacacacacacacacacacacacacacacacacacacacacacaaattataaatatggttaacattttatttctactGGAGCAATCACACATTTCAAGTTCTGAAACAACTTAGAGGAACTTTAGTCTACCTCAGAGTCCCCAAGAGGGCTGTTGTTGGAACAAAGCAGTTAAATCCATCTGACCATTAGAACTTCACTAAGCTTGGAGGGTTTCCCCCCCAGTTTCCCAAGGCTCAGTTTCCTGACCATCCCTTCCAAAGGAAATGAGTCACTCTTCTAGAAAACAGGTCCCTGTAATGCCCATCTAGGAGACCTTGTTGGAATTTGGGCTGTGACTGCAATACCTCCTCTCACTGCTAATCTCAGTAAAACCATCACTACTGTCATGAGCATCAATACATGACTACATATTTGGGTGTACCCTTTCATCCAACAGTACTCTGAGGTGGTGGCTATCCTTtaccttccccatcccccatgtAACCTGAGAGTCCCTTAAGAACTTGTCTGGTTGTATTGAAAGCATGCAGGTGTGTCTGGTGACAAGAATGGTGGCTGGACTCGTATGTTCCTCTGGTTCTGAAGATTCAGCTTGTGTATGCTACATTAATCTTAGGTCCCTTGCCCAGGAAATGGAACTTAAGTGAGGGGACAGGAACTTGAGGTAGGAATATGGAGTGTGGCTCTCCAGGGAAAGTGAATTCTTCCTAACTCTAGGAAGCTAAGAGATGCTGCTGTTCCTGAGGTTCTGTGATCCCTGAAATCAGGTAGAGTTCAATTACCCATTCCTTTCTGGATGGTATGTGAGTAGAAAGACTTATGACCAGTGTGACATATTGAAGAAGGTGACAGGAGTAGGAGAGATAACTGCCTCCACCTCAAGAACCAAGTCTGATCATGATCCAAATACAAATCGAAAGTTCTCATTTTGAAAAGATTGTGAAATCTGTGAAGGCTAGAAATTAGAGTGTAGGTACAAGAAAATACAGATAGCAAGAGCGTATCCTCTATCCCTCTGGGAAAGACTGAAGTACAGAATGGCTAGAAGTCTTGGAGTAGAAAGAACATGGGAGAATAGACTACAATCTTTCTGGGCCTTCTAATGAGTTGGACATAACATACTCTACACTGTAGGGAATGATGTGTAACTATGTGCCAATTAACAATGGAATGAATCCTGAAAATGTGGACTTGTCATTGTGACTATCACAGAAATTACTTAAACTCAGTTATGACATTGCCAGGTGATTGAATTTTAAGGGATCACCAATAAATAAACAGACTAAAATGCTGCTTTGTGGCGAGTGGCTGTGTTAGCTCTTTCAAATCTGTTCTCTATGGATCCATCcaaccatatacatacacactttaCCCTGGATACCTGAGTTGGGGTAAAAACCTGCGGAAAGCCACACATATGCTGAAGACTCTGCAGAGTGATTAGAACTTGCTTGGCTATGGAGACTTGGACTGCTGCAGATAGAGAGCCTAAATCATCCTGTGTCATCTCTAGTCCTTGTAATAGCCATTTACCACCCACCTCCGCATCTGACCTAAGATCCTTAAGAATATATTCATTTAGGAGACTATTATCTTCTACTCAGCAGCTATGTTGCTCACTAGATAGCATCTAACACCTATAGtatgggctggtaagatggctctgtgattttaagagagcttgctgttcttgcaaaggaccaaaCTTTGGCTGATTCTCAGCATCAATGTAGggtggctcacaagtgcctgtgactgaagctccaggggacctgttgctttcttctgacctccatggtcGAGTGCACTCATACATAtgcccaaacacatacacataaatcttaAACCCAAACCAGGCCTCCCACTTCTTTTGTTGGCACGGTTTTCTCATCTGCTACCTGTACTTCTTTGAGGACGAGGTATCATGTAGCTTCAAGTTGTCGTCAATCTTGCTACCTGAATTATGGTGGCTAATAACATGATACAGGAATTTGTTCCTTaagattttgtttataaaaacaaaacacaacagccCAAAAGCTCTCCCAAAGATCACCTTCCTGTCTACCCAGTCTCATCTCACAGCACCCCGGCACAGTAGTGCAAGCATCCGAGGCAGAGGCGGGAAGTCTGGTAGGGGTGATACATTTATTTtggatatctttatttttaatcaccTTAGCAGTCATTTATCTCTCATCTCTGTATCTAACAGTCTTTTGTACCATCAGGTAAAGCTTCTGGAAGACATTAACTTAAACCACTAACCTCCACTAACCTGAAAGCTAAGACTATAATTACATAGCATCTAAAACTTATAGCAATTTTCCCCCAATTCTGCTGTAGCCTGCATACATCTCACATTACCTTTGGGGAGCTTCGTTTTATGTTGACAAACCTGCTTAGAGGATCCAGAAAGGCAAGCATCCAATTCCTAGTTCTTCCATGACTAATTGTGTGACCTTGAGGACTTAAGTTGCCTGTACCTGCAGCCTGGGATAACTCAATACAGGAAACCATAACAGTTTCTATGAAGAGAGAAAGGTCAAAGCAGTCATAAACCTGAGAACTGAAGTTGTGCGGTACTTGCGATTTACTCTGCAGGACCGCTCTTACTTAGGCAGAGCCTGACTGAGGCAGGGGCATAACTTACTGGCCGAC
Above is a genomic segment from Mus caroli chromosome 11, CAROLI_EIJ_v1.1, whole genome shotgun sequence containing:
- the Znf692 gene encoding zinc finger protein 692 isoform X2, with product MCLSRPLSLTPQREPGAQRPGGSRKPKVWNVSSEKGLKKPGCPACRRVDSPLEIDPPLGEDQDEDEEEEELLSDASPWTYSSSPDDSEPDVPRPPPSPVTHTPKEGEISPVPATLPTPCAVLASVGSPDALTSDTEVQLELSRTPQVPAELHMTESLESPGSQAQSAPNPTWDEDTAQIGLRRIRKAAKRELMPCDFPGCGRIFSNRQYLNHHKKYQHIQQKSFCCPEPACGKSFNFKKHLKEHVKLHSDTRDYICEFCARSFRTSSNLVIHRRIHTGEKPLQCEICGFTCRQKASLNWHRRKHAETAAALRFPCEFCGKRFEKPDSVVAHCSKSHPALLPAQEPPGSLVSSPSISAPESLQSPEGASISTTSDSNPASSTSISSPGVPDPRNREKN
- the Znf672 gene encoding zinc finger protein 672; its protein translation is MFTAPGLATTQERPYSCSVCGKSFQYSAVLLRHERAHGGDKRFRCLECGERCARAADLRAHRWTHAGQTLYICSECGQSFSHSGLLDLHLGTHRRRSRSCPCRLCGRRFPHVPALLLHRAHQHPPEKPHRCPLCARSFRQSALPFHLARAHPPEIITVTAPSPSTLYHCTQCPRAFHSSAGLRNHSRIHVVPSLSDPGTEAHLCGICGKSFSKSSTLTRHLQRHSGEKPFKCPECGKGFLESATLVRHQRTHTGEKPYACSDCGRCFSESSTLLRHQRSHQGERPHVCVTCGKGFGQRYDLVVHQRSHTGERPFPCPECGRGFTDRSDLTKHLRTHTGEKPYHCELCGKRFTCISNLNVHLRNHAGHKPHKCPECGKSFSVASKLALHRKTHLGERTAECTECGKFFSHGRSLSQHQRSHRRARAAAMAATTTTTVVTEVTIGPSLTLTGPTEQEKSGLLVSPFQETC